A portion of the Juglans microcarpa x Juglans regia isolate MS1-56 chromosome 1D, Jm3101_v1.0, whole genome shotgun sequence genome contains these proteins:
- the LOC121234017 gene encoding 3-dehydrosphinganine reductase TSC10A-like, whose amino-acid sequence MNNNLKRLQFEVKHIASVSLDYFFEASSMADPNLAYLSFLLLLLPLSLFLFLYLIVRPRPVRIPIKNRHVFITGGSSGIGLALAHQVASEGARVSILARSLDKLEEAKKAIQLATGIEAAVFAADVRDYDAISRAVEKAGPIDVLIVNQGVFIPQELERQELDEVRFMLDVNLMGTFNMIKAALPAMKLHRRDRGPASIALVSSQAGQVGIYGYTAYSASKFGLRGLAEALQQEVIADDIHVSLIFPPDTDTPGLVEENKRRPQLTSIIAASSGSMKAEEVAKRAISGIKSGGFIIPCNFEGLLLSIATAGLSPQRSFLMAFVEVVAAGIVRFVGLCFQWNWYGSIEKWHAQIKRT is encoded by the exons ATGAACAACAACCTGAAGCGGCTACAGTTCGAAGTCAAGCACATCGCTTCCGTTTCTTTGGATTACTTTTTCGAAGCTTCATCAATGGCGGACCCCAACCTCGCTTATCTCtctttcctcctcctcctcctccctctgtctctcttcctcttcctctacCTTATAGTCCGGCCTCGCCCCGTCAGGATCCCAATCAAGAACCGACACGTGTTCATCACCGGCGGATCGAGCGGGATCGGCCTCGCCCTGGCTCACCAGGTCGCGTCAGAGGGCGCTCGCGTCTCTATCTTGGCCCGGTCCCTCGACAAGCTCGAGGAAGCGAAGAAGGCGATCCAGCTCGCCACGGGCATCGAGGCGGCGGTGTTCGCGGCCGACGTGCGGGACTACGACGCCATTTCGAGGGCAGTGGAGAAGGCAGGGCCAATTGACGTGTTAATCGTGAATCAGGGGGTGTTCATACCTCAGGAGCTGGAGAGGCAAGAACTGGATGAGGTGAGGTTCATGTTGGACGTGAATCTGATGGGGACTTTTAATATGATCAAAGCTGCTTTGCCTGCCATGAAGCTTCATCGGAGGGACCGTGGCCCCGCCTCCATCGCTCTCGTATCTTCCCAGGCCGGCCAG GTGGGTATATACGGTTACACAGCTTATTCCGCCAGCAAGTTTGGGCTCCGGGGTTTGGCAGAGGCTTTGCAACAAGAGGTCATTGCGGATGATATCCATGTCTCTCTTATATTCCCTCCGGACACTGACACTCCCGGCCTCGTCGAAG AAAACAAGAGAAGACCACAGCTCACCAGTATCATTGCAGCCTCCTCTGGTTCAATGAAAGCTGAGGAAGTTGCCAAGAGAGCTATAAGTGGCATAAAATCTGGTGGCTTTATTATTCCTTGCAACTTTGAGGGTCTGTTACTGTCTATAGCGACAGCTGGTTTATCCCCTCAGAGATCATTCCTGATGGCTTTTGTCGAGGTTGTTGCTGCTGGTATAGTACGTTTTGTTGGTCTATGCTTCCAGTGGAATTGGTATGGAAGTATAGAGAAGTGGCACGCACAAATAAAGA